The Macaca nemestrina isolate mMacNem1 chromosome 15, mMacNem.hap1, whole genome shotgun sequence genome segment tgatattaacAATGTGTGTCATCTTTTTTTGCTTTGTTAGCCTGCATATTTATTAATTGTAACAATTACaattaataattacaataattaatTGGGGGAATTATCATTGTTAATGTAGATGAACGCACATCCAGGAAAATGCTACCTACACTGAGCAATGATGGCGACAACTTGTCTTTTCAGTTCTGGATAGGACATAGGCATTTATCCAGCTCTCtgttcaaatacacacacatgcaccactcacgtatacacacacactcacacttttACTATGAATAAAATCTATTGCACTCTTATCATTTATAAAATCACATAATccggctgggtacggtggctcacgcctgcaatcccagcactttgggaggctgatgcaggtgaatcatgaggtcaagagttcgagaccagcctggccaacatggtgaaaccctctgtctactaaaaatacaaaaaattagctgggtttgatggtgagtgcctgtaatcctagttactcaggaggctgaggaaggaaaatcacaTAATCCATTAGGTGATATTCCAATGTTTATTTAACTCATAACTTCTATAATACATTAATTTgaacttacagaaataaaaaagtaaagcatTTGGAAATTGATCCCAGAATACAGGACATTTCTATAGGAAACAAGATGTGAACATAAGACTCAATGAGTTGGATGGTGGCAATAATTAATACTTAGGACTCAATTTATAATCTAATCAAATTAGATTAAGTACAATCATGACATGTCCCGTATTTTTCTCCTATGACTTTGTATAATGCTTTTACCAAGTAGAAAGTTTCCAAGTCTACCCACCCAAGTAATTTTCTtaccctgttttttgtttttttgcagtgGGGGTTTGTTTGGCCTCCCCAGGATGGACTGGAGCATCAGTAGTGCCTGGGTTCATCACAGGACAGATACTCAAGACACCCTGATCACCATTAGGTGGAATTGAAGGAGCCAAAaacgggcgcagtggctcctcaGCAGAGACTCTCCTGAATGTATAGACATGGGAACCACCTTCAGCATCAAAAAAGGAAACGTTCTGCATGCCCATATCCAGAAAAATCCCCACTCGCTGTAGCTTGCCATCTACGAAGAGGAAAGTCAGCGGCACCGTGCTGGCAGAGAGGTGGCTTCCAGCCCTCAAACTCACAGTCCAGAATCCACGCTCTGTGGTCAGCTGGATCCTCCCTTTGCGGTGAACAGATTCTCTGCAGACTCCCAGGTCCCATTCTGTGCTTGTTCCCACGTCTACCTCCCAGTAGTGGCGGCCACAGGTAAAGCGAGAGGAGCCCAGGACACAAATGGACAAGTCAAATCTCTCGGCAAAGTCTTGCCGATTCTGTCTGATGCGCCCACTTCG includes the following:
- the LOC105494008 gene encoding ret finger protein-like 2 — protein: MTKASLIRLEGVAGCDPVGGGNLTNERPSCAPSPQDLSSWWKQLEDRGASSRRVDMAALFQEASSCPVCSDYLEKPMSLECGCSVCLKCINSLQKEPRGEDLLCCCCSAVSQKNKVRPNRQLERLVSHIKELEPKLKKILQMNPRMSKFQVDMTLDANTANNFLLISDDLRSVRSGRIRQNRQDFAERFDLSICVLGSSRFTCGRHYWEVDVGTSTEWDLGVCRESVHRKGRIQLTTERGFWTVSLRAGSHLSASTVPLTFLFVDGKLQRVGIFLDMGMQNVSFFDAEGGSHVYTFRRVSAEEPLRPFLAPSIPPNGDQGVLSICPVMNPGTTDAPVHPGEAKQTPTAKKQKTG